From a region of the Kaistia sp. 32K genome:
- the rpoC gene encoding DNA-directed RNA polymerase subunit beta', translating into MNQEVANIFNPLAQPAQNFDQIRIHIASPEKILSWSYGEIKKPETINYRTFKPERDGLFCARIFGPIKDYECLCGKYKRMKYKGIICEKCGVEVTLARVRRDRMGHIELAAPVAHIWFLKSLPSRIGMLMDMTLKDLERILYFENYVVIEPGLTPLKERQLLTEEEYLRAQDEYGDDSFTALIGAEAIREMMMALDLPKLAVDLREEIATSTSELKPKKLGKRLKLVEAFIESGNRPEWMIMTVIPVIPPDLRPLVPLDGGRFATSDLNDLYRRVINRNNRLKRLIELRAPDIIIRNEKRMLQEAVDALFDNGRRGRVITGANKRPLKSLSDMLKGKQGRFRQNLLGKRVDYSGRSVIVVGPEMKLHQCGLPKKMALELFKPFIYSRLDAKGFSSTVKQAKKLVEKEKPEVWDILDEVIREHPILLNRAPTLHRLGIQAFEPVLIEGKAIQLHPLVCSAFNADFDGDQMAVHVPLSLEAQLEARVLMMSTNNILHPANGQPIIVPSQDIVLGLYYLSIMADKEPGEGMMFGSIAEIEHALSAKAITLHTKIKGRYRGVDADGNVTSKIYDTTPGRLLIGELLPKHHNLPFDVVNKLMTKKEVSNTIDAVYRHCGQKETVIFCDRIMALGFREACRAGISFGKDDMVIPPTKAKLVEDTQALVKDYEQQYNDGLITFGEKYNKVVDAWAKCGDRVAEEMMKGISAVHRDEETGRQKPMNSVYMMSHSGARGSPTQMKQLAGMRGLMTRPSGEIIENPVISNFKEGLTVLEYFNSTHGARKGLADTALKTANSGYLTRRLVDVAQDCIIIEQDCGTTNGLRMQAVIDSGQVVASLGLRILGRTAAEDVVSGATGEVLVPAGKLIEERDVDKVEKAGVQAVKIRSVLTCDTKIGVCAACYGRDLARGTTVNMGEAVGVIAAQSIGEPGTQLTMRTFHIGGTAQVVDSSFIESSFEGTVVMRNRNVVRDSAGKLVALGRNMAIVIVDKDGTERAVNRVTYGSRVHVDEGDHVKRGQRLAEWDPYTRPVLTEVSGTIGYEDMVEGISVVETADESTGITKRVVIDWRANPRGGDLKPAIVIKGKDGKILKLPRGGEARYMLSVETILSVDPGATVHAGDVLARIPTEGAKTRDITGGLPRVAELFEARRPKDHAIIAEMDGTIRFGRDYKNKRRVIVEPAEGSVGIDGEPLEPIEYLIPKGKPFHLQEGDAVEKGDYIMDGNPAPHDILAIKGVEALAAYLVNEIQDVYRLQGVQINDKHIEVIVRQMLQKVEIFDAGETEFFNGEQVDRLEFDLINDKAKAEGKKPAAGNPVLLGITKASLQTRSFFSAASFQETTRVLTEAAVNGKIDPLDGLKENIIVGRLIPAGTGGTMGRIREIATKRDDLILEERRRSSAASAPAAAPAGLLGDLTNAAE; encoded by the coding sequence ATGAATCAAGAAGTCGCGAACATCTTCAATCCGCTGGCGCAGCCGGCACAGAATTTCGATCAGATCCGCATCCACATTGCGAGCCCTGAGAAGATTCTGTCCTGGTCGTACGGTGAGATCAAGAAGCCGGAAACGATCAACTACCGCACCTTCAAGCCCGAGCGTGACGGCCTGTTCTGCGCGCGCATCTTCGGGCCGATCAAGGATTACGAGTGCTTGTGCGGCAAGTACAAGCGCATGAAGTACAAGGGCATCATCTGCGAGAAGTGCGGCGTGGAAGTCACGCTCGCACGCGTTCGGCGTGACCGCATGGGCCACATCGAGCTCGCAGCGCCGGTTGCCCATATCTGGTTCCTGAAGTCGCTGCCGTCCCGCATCGGCATGCTGATGGACATGACGCTCAAGGATCTCGAGCGCATCCTGTACTTCGAGAACTACGTCGTCATCGAGCCCGGCCTCACCCCGCTGAAGGAGCGTCAGCTCCTCACCGAGGAAGAGTATCTGCGCGCCCAGGACGAATATGGCGATGACTCGTTCACCGCCCTGATCGGTGCCGAAGCCATCCGCGAGATGATGATGGCGCTCGACCTGCCGAAGCTCGCCGTCGACCTGCGCGAGGAAATCGCCACGTCGACGTCGGAGCTGAAGCCGAAGAAGCTCGGCAAGCGCCTGAAGCTCGTCGAAGCCTTCATCGAGTCGGGCAACCGCCCCGAGTGGATGATCATGACGGTGATCCCGGTGATCCCGCCGGATCTGCGTCCGCTCGTTCCGCTCGATGGCGGCCGCTTCGCGACCTCCGACCTGAACGACCTGTATCGCCGCGTCATCAACCGCAACAATCGTCTGAAGCGGCTGATCGAGCTGCGCGCGCCTGATATCATCATCCGCAACGAGAAGCGCATGCTTCAGGAAGCGGTCGATGCGCTGTTCGACAACGGCCGTCGCGGCCGCGTCATCACGGGCGCCAACAAGCGCCCGCTGAAGTCGCTCTCGGACATGCTGAAGGGCAAGCAGGGCCGGTTCCGTCAGAACCTGCTCGGCAAGCGCGTCGACTATTCCGGTCGTTCCGTGATCGTGGTCGGCCCGGAGATGAAGCTGCACCAGTGCGGCCTGCCGAAGAAGATGGCGCTCGAGCTGTTCAAGCCGTTCATCTATTCGCGCCTCGACGCCAAGGGCTTCTCGTCTACTGTCAAGCAGGCGAAGAAGCTGGTCGAGAAGGAGAAGCCGGAGGTCTGGGATATCCTGGACGAGGTCATCCGCGAGCATCCGATCCTTCTGAACCGCGCTCCGACGCTGCACCGCCTCGGCATCCAGGCTTTCGAGCCCGTGCTGATCGAAGGCAAGGCGATCCAGCTGCATCCGCTCGTCTGCTCGGCCTTCAATGCCGACTTCGACGGTGACCAGATGGCCGTGCACGTCCCGCTGTCGCTCGAAGCGCAGCTGGAAGCCCGCGTGCTGATGATGTCGACCAACAACATCCTGCACCCGGCCAACGGCCAGCCGATCATCGTTCCGTCGCAGGACATCGTCCTCGGCCTCTATTATCTGTCGATCATGGCAGACAAGGAGCCGGGCGAGGGCATGATGTTCGGCTCGATCGCCGAGATCGAGCACGCGCTGAGCGCCAAGGCGATCACGCTGCACACGAAGATCAAGGGTCGCTACCGTGGTGTCGACGCCGACGGCAACGTCACGTCGAAGATCTACGACACGACCCCGGGTCGTCTGCTGATCGGCGAACTGCTGCCGAAGCACCACAACCTGCCCTTCGACGTCGTCAACAAGCTGATGACGAAGAAGGAAGTCTCGAACACGATCGACGCCGTCTACCGCCATTGCGGTCAGAAGGAGACGGTCATCTTCTGCGATCGCATCATGGCGCTCGGCTTCCGCGAAGCCTGCCGTGCGGGTATCTCCTTCGGCAAGGACGACATGGTCATCCCGCCGACCAAGGCCAAGCTGGTCGAGGATACCCAGGCGCTCGTGAAGGATTACGAGCAGCAGTACAATGACGGCCTGATCACCTTCGGTGAGAAGTACAACAAGGTCGTCGACGCCTGGGCGAAGTGCGGTGACCGCGTCGCCGAGGAGATGATGAAGGGCATTTCGGCCGTTCATCGCGACGAGGAAACCGGTCGTCAGAAGCCGATGAACTCGGTCTACATGATGAGCCACTCGGGCGCCCGTGGTTCGCCGACCCAGATGAAGCAGCTGGCGGGCATGCGCGGTCTGATGACCCGTCCGTCCGGCGAGATCATCGAGAACCCGGTTATCTCGAACTTCAAGGAAGGACTGACCGTTCTCGAGTACTTCAACTCGACCCACGGTGCCCGTAAGGGCCTCGCAGACACCGCCCTGAAGACCGCGAACTCCGGTTACCTGACGCGTCGTCTCGTCGACGTGGCGCAGGACTGCATCATCATTGAGCAGGATTGCGGCACGACCAACGGTCTGCGCATGCAGGCGGTGATCGACAGCGGCCAGGTGGTCGCTTCGCTCGGCCTGCGCATTCTCGGCCGTACGGCGGCCGAGGACGTGGTCTCGGGTGCGACGGGCGAAGTGCTGGTTCCGGCCGGCAAGCTCATCGAGGAGCGGGATGTCGACAAGGTCGAGAAGGCTGGCGTCCAGGCGGTCAAGATCCGCTCGGTGCTGACCTGCGACACCAAGATCGGCGTCTGCGCGGCCTGCTATGGCCGCGACCTGGCCCGCGGCACGACCGTGAACATGGGCGAGGCCGTCGGCGTCATCGCGGCTCAGTCGATCGGCGAGCCCGGCACGCAGCTCACCATGCGTACGTTCCACATCGGTGGCACGGCCCAGGTGGTCGACTCGTCGTTCATCGAGTCGAGCTTCGAGGGCACGGTCGTGATGCGCAACCGCAACGTGGTGCGCGACTCGGCCGGCAAGCTGGTGGCTCTCGGCCGCAACATGGCGATCGTGATCGTCGACAAGGACGGCACGGAGCGCGCGGTCAACCGCGTCACCTACGGTTCGCGCGTCCATGTGGACGAGGGCGATCACGTCAAGCGCGGCCAGCGTCTGGCCGAATGGGACCCCTACACCCGTCCGGTTCTGACGGAAGTCTCGGGCACCATCGGCTACGAGGACATGGTGGAAGGCATCTCCGTCGTCGAGACGGCGGACGAGTCGACCGGCATCACCAAGCGCGTCGTCATCGACTGGCGTGCCAATCCGCGCGGCGGCGACCTGAAGCCGGCGATCGTCATCAAGGGCAAGGACGGCAAGATCCTGAAGCTGCCCCGCGGTGGCGAAGCCCGCTACATGCTCTCGGTGGAGACCATTCTCTCGGTCGATCCGGGCGCGACGGTCCACGCCGGTGACGTGCTGGCGCGTATTCCGACGGAAGGCGCCAAGACGCGCGACATCACGGGCGGTCTGCCGCGCGTGGCGGAGCTGTTCGAGGCCCGTCGTCCGAAGGATCACGCCATCATCGCCGAGATGGACGGCACGATCCGCTTCGGCCGCGACTACAAGAACAAGCGTCGCGTCATCGTCGAGCCGGCCGAGGGTTCGGTCGGTATCGATGGCGAGCCGCTGGAGCCGATCGAGTACCTGATCCCGAAGGGCAAGCCGTTCCATCTCCAGGAAGGCGACGCCGTGGAGAAGGGCGACTACATCATGGACGGCAACCCTGCGCCGCATGACATCCTGGCGATCAAGGGCGTGGAGGCACTCGCGGCCTACCTCGTCAACGAAATCCAGGACGTCTACCGACTGCAGGGCGTGCAGATCAACGACAAGCACATCGAGGTGATCGTTCGCCAGATGCTGCAGAAGGTCGAGATCTTCGATGCCGGCGAGACCGAGTTCTTCAACGGCGAGCAGGTCGATCGTCTCGAGTTCGACCTGATCAACGACAAGGCCAAGGCCGAGGGCAAGAAGCCCGCAGCCGGAAACCCTGTGCTGCTCGGTATCACCAAGGCCAGCCTGCAGACGCGTTCGTTCTTCTCGGCCGCGTCCTTCCAGGAGACGACCCGCGTCCTCACCGAGGCGGCCGTCAACGGCAAGATCGATCCGCTCGATGGTCTCAAGGAGAACATCATCGTCGGTCGCCTGATCCCGGCGGGCACGGGCGGCACGATGGGCCGCATCCGCGAGATCGCGACCAAGCGCGACGATCTGATCCTCGAGGAGCGTCGTCGTTCCTCGGCGGCGTCGGCTCCGGCCGCAGCGCCGGCTGGCCTGCTCGGCGATCTGACCAACGCGGCCGAGTAA
- the rpoB gene encoding DNA-directed RNA polymerase subunit beta — MALEFTGRKRIRKVFGSIGDVAEMPNLIEVQKASYDQFLMVEETKGGRPDEGLQAVFKSVFPISDFSNTSLLEFVRYDFDPPKYDVDECRQRGITFSAPLKVTLRLIVFDVDEDTGAKSVKDIKEQEVYMGEMPLMTSNGTFIVNGTERVIVSQMHRSPGVFFDHDKGKTHSSGKLLFAARIIPYRGSWLDIEFDAKDIVHARIDRRRKIPVTSLMFALGMDGEEILDTFYSKIVYSKVGDGWRMPYDPARMKGLKAATDLIDADTGEVVIEAGKKLTARAARAIAEKGVKALKVLDEDLHGTYIAEDIVNPSTGEVYAEAGDEISEKLLQVLDDAGFDEVTVLDIDHINIGAYIRNTLAVDKNESREDALFDIYRVMRPGEPPTVDTATAMFQSLFFDSERYDLSAVGRVKMNMRLDLTAEDTVRVLRKEDILAVIKTLVELRDGQGEIDDIDNLGNRRVRSVGELMENQYRVGLLRMERAIKERMSSVEIGNVMPQDLINAKPAAAAVREFFGSSQLSQFMDQTNPLSEITHKRRLSALGPGGLTRERAGFEVRDVHPTHYGRICPIETPEGPNIGLINSLATFARVNKYGFIESPYRRVKDGVATSEIIYLSAMEESKYYVAQANVALDPAGKLTEDLIVCRHSGENVMVTSDRVDFMDVSPKQLVSVAAALIPFLENDDANRALMGSNMQRQAVPLVRAEAPFVGTGMESVVARDSGAAIAARRGGIVDQVDATRIVIRATEDLDPSKSGVDIYRLMKFQRSNQSTCINQRPLVRVGDRVGKGDILADGPSTDLGDLALGRNVLVAFMPWNGYNFEDSILLSERIVSDDVFTSIHIEEFEVMARDTKLGPEEITRDIPNVSEEALKNLDEAGIVYIGADVQAGDILVGKITPKGESPMTPEEKLLRAIFGEKASDVRDTSLRVPPGVTGTIVEVRVFNRHGVEKDERAMAIEREEIERLAKDRDDEQAILDRNVYGRLIDMFEGKTASSGPKNFKKDTVLTRDVIEEYPRSQWWQFAFADEKLMGEIEALRGSYDESRKRLEKRFIDKVEKLQRGDELPPGVMKMVKVFVAVKRKIQPGDKMAGRHGNKGVVSRITPIQDMPFLEDGTHVDIVLNPLGVPSRMNVGQILETHLGWACAGMGLKIGKMLEDYKKSGDVKPLRLTLDGIYNGPKDEPISELDDASVVRMSEHLKKGVSIATPVFDGAREPDIVEMLEEAGLHASGQSVLYDGRTGEAFDRKVTVGYIYMLKLHHLVDDKIHARSIGPYSLVTQQPLGGKAQFGGQRFGEMEVWALEAYGAAYTLQEMLTVKSDDVAGRTKVYEAIVRGDDTFEAGIPESFNVLVKEMRSLGLDVELNQSKLSLDAEANARLPDAAE, encoded by the coding sequence ATGGCCCTGGAATTCACCGGTCGTAAGCGCATCCGCAAAGTCTTCGGGTCCATCGGCGACGTGGCCGAGATGCCGAACCTCATCGAGGTTCAGAAGGCGTCCTACGACCAATTCCTCATGGTTGAGGAAACGAAGGGCGGGCGTCCGGACGAAGGTTTGCAGGCCGTCTTCAAATCCGTATTCCCGATCTCCGATTTCTCGAACACGTCGCTGCTCGAGTTCGTCCGTTATGACTTCGATCCGCCGAAGTATGACGTCGACGAGTGCCGCCAGCGCGGCATCACCTTCTCGGCGCCGCTCAAGGTGACGCTCCGCCTGATCGTGTTCGATGTCGACGAGGACACCGGCGCGAAGTCCGTCAAGGACATCAAGGAGCAGGAAGTCTACATGGGCGAAATGCCCCTGATGACGTCCAACGGCACCTTCATCGTCAACGGCACCGAGCGCGTGATCGTCTCGCAGATGCACCGTTCGCCGGGCGTCTTCTTCGATCACGACAAGGGCAAGACCCATTCGTCGGGCAAGCTCCTGTTCGCCGCCCGCATCATCCCGTATCGCGGTTCCTGGCTCGACATCGAGTTCGACGCCAAGGACATCGTGCATGCGCGCATCGACCGTCGCCGCAAGATTCCGGTGACGTCGCTGATGTTCGCGCTCGGCATGGACGGCGAAGAGATCCTCGACACCTTCTATTCGAAGATCGTCTACTCCAAGGTCGGCGACGGCTGGCGCATGCCCTATGATCCGGCCCGCATGAAGGGTCTGAAGGCTGCGACCGACCTGATCGACGCCGACACCGGCGAAGTCGTCATCGAGGCCGGCAAGAAGCTGACGGCTCGCGCCGCCCGCGCGATTGCCGAGAAGGGCGTCAAGGCGCTGAAGGTTCTCGACGAGGACCTGCACGGCACCTACATCGCCGAGGACATCGTCAATCCGTCGACGGGCGAAGTCTATGCCGAGGCCGGCGACGAGATCAGCGAGAAGCTGCTCCAGGTCCTGGATGACGCCGGCTTCGACGAAGTCACCGTTCTCGACATCGACCACATCAACATCGGCGCCTACATCCGCAACACGCTCGCCGTGGACAAGAACGAGTCGCGTGAAGATGCGCTGTTCGACATCTACCGCGTGATGCGCCCGGGCGAGCCGCCGACCGTCGATACCGCGACGGCGATGTTCCAGTCGCTGTTCTTCGACAGCGAGCGCTATGACCTGTCGGCCGTCGGCCGCGTCAAGATGAACATGCGCCTCGACCTGACGGCCGAGGACACCGTGCGCGTGCTCCGCAAGGAGGACATCCTCGCGGTCATCAAGACGCTGGTCGAACTGCGTGACGGCCAGGGCGAGATCGACGACATCGACAATCTCGGCAATCGCCGCGTGCGTTCGGTGGGCGAGCTGATGGAAAATCAGTATCGCGTCGGTCTGCTGCGCATGGAGCGCGCCATCAAGGAGCGCATGTCGTCGGTCGAGATCGGCAACGTCATGCCGCAGGACCTGATCAACGCGAAGCCGGCGGCTGCCGCCGTGCGCGAGTTCTTCGGTTCCTCGCAGCTGTCGCAGTTCATGGACCAGACCAACCCGCTTTCGGAAATCACCCACAAGCGTCGTCTTTCGGCGCTTGGCCCGGGTGGTCTGACCCGTGAGCGCGCCGGCTTCGAAGTCCGCGACGTGCATCCGACGCACTACGGCCGTATCTGCCCGATCGAGACGCCGGAAGGCCCGAACATTGGCCTGATCAACTCGCTCGCGACGTTCGCCCGCGTCAACAAGTACGGCTTCATCGAGAGCCCGTACCGGCGCGTCAAGGACGGTGTCGCGACGAGCGAGATCATCTATCTGTCGGCTATGGAAGAGTCGAAGTACTACGTCGCCCAGGCGAACGTGGCGCTCGATCCGGCCGGTAAGCTGACGGAAGACCTGATCGTTTGCCGCCATTCCGGCGAGAACGTCATGGTCACCTCCGACCGCGTCGACTTCATGGACGTGTCGCCGAAGCAGCTCGTTTCGGTCGCGGCGGCTCTGATCCCGTTCCTCGAGAACGACGACGCCAACCGCGCCCTCATGGGCTCGAACATGCAGCGCCAGGCGGTGCCGCTCGTTCGCGCCGAGGCGCCGTTCGTCGGAACCGGCATGGAATCGGTCGTTGCCCGTGACTCGGGCGCTGCCATCGCGGCTCGCCGCGGCGGTATCGTTGACCAGGTGGACGCGACGCGTATCGTCATTCGTGCGACCGAGGACCTTGATCCTTCGAAGTCGGGTGTCGATATCTACCGTCTGATGAAGTTCCAGCGTTCGAACCAGTCGACCTGCATCAACCAGCGGCCGCTTGTCCGCGTGGGCGATCGCGTCGGCAAGGGCGATATCCTGGCGGACGGCCCGTCGACGGATCTCGGTGATCTGGCGCTCGGCCGGAACGTGCTCGTCGCGTTCATGCCGTGGAATGGCTACAACTTCGAGGATTCGATCCTCCTGTCCGAGCGCATCGTGTCCGATGACGTCTTCACCTCGATCCATATCGAGGAGTTCGAGGTCATGGCGCGCGACACCAAGCTCGGTCCTGAGGAAATCACGCGCGACATTCCGAACGTTTCGGAAGAAGCGCTGAAGAACCTCGACGAAGCCGGCATCGTCTACATCGGCGCCGACGTCCAGGCCGGCGACATCCTCGTCGGCAAGATCACGCCGAAGGGTGAAAGCCCGATGACGCCGGAAGAGAAGCTTCTGCGCGCCATCTTCGGCGAGAAGGCTTCCGACGTCCGTGACACCTCGCTCCGCGTTCCGCCGGGCGTGACCGGCACCATCGTGGAAGTGCGCGTCTTCAACCGCCATGGCGTGGAGAAGGACGAGCGCGCGATGGCGATCGAGCGCGAGGAGATCGAGCGTCTCGCCAAGGACCGTGACGACGAGCAGGCCATTCTGGACCGCAACGTCTATGGCCGCCTGATCGACATGTTCGAGGGCAAGACCGCTTCCAGCGGCCCGAAGAACTTCAAGAAGGACACCGTGCTGACGCGCGATGTCATCGAGGAGTATCCGCGGTCGCAGTGGTGGCAGTTCGCCTTCGCCGATGAAAAGCTGATGGGCGAGATCGAAGCCCTTCGCGGGTCCTACGACGAGAGCCGCAAGCGGCTGGAGAAGCGCTTCATCGACAAGGTCGAGAAGCTGCAGCGCGGTGACGAGCTGCCTCCGGGCGTGATGAAGATGGTCAAGGTCTTCGTCGCGGTGAAGCGCAAGATCCAGCCGGGCGACAAGATGGCCGGCCGTCACGGCAACAAGGGTGTCGTGTCGCGGATTACGCCGATCCAGGACATGCCGTTCCTCGAGGACGGCACGCATGTCGACATCGTGCTCAATCCGCTCGGCGTGCCGAGCCGCATGAACGTCGGCCAGATCCTGGAGACGCATCTGGGCTGGGCTTGCGCCGGCATGGGCCTGAAGATCGGCAAGATGCTCGAGGACTACAAGAAGTCGGGCGACGTCAAGCCGCTCCGTCTGACCCTCGACGGCATCTACAACGGTCCGAAGGACGAGCCGATCTCGGAGCTGGACGACGCCTCGGTCGTCCGGATGAGCGAGCATCTGAAGAAGGGCGTCTCGATTGCGACGCCGGTCTTCGACGGTGCGCGCGAGCCGGACATCGTCGAGATGCTGGAGGAGGCGGGTCTGCATGCCTCCGGTCAGTCGGTGCTCTATGACGGACGCACGGGTGAGGCGTTCGACCGCAAGGTGACAGTGGGCTACATCTACATGCTCAAGCTGCACCATCTGGTCGACGACAAGATCCACGCCCGTTCGATCGGCCCGTACTCGCTCGTCACGCAGCAGCCGCTGGGTGGCAAGGCGCAGTTCGGCGGCCAGCGCTTCGGCGAGATGGAGGTGTGGGCTCTCGAAGCCTATGGCGCCGCCTACACGCTGCAGGAAATGCTGACCGTGAAGTCGGACGACGTGGCCGGCCGTACCAAGGTCTACGAGGCGATCGTCCGTGGCGACGACACGTTCGAGGCCGGTATTCCGGAATCGTTCAACGTGCTGGTCAAGGAAATGCGGTCGCTCGGGCTCGACGTCGAGCTCAACCAGTCCAAGCTGTCCTTGGACGCGGAGGCGAACGCGCGGCTTCCGGACGCGGCGGAATAA
- the rplL gene encoding 50S ribosomal protein L7/L12, which translates to MADLAKLVDDLSALTVLEAAELSKLLEEKWGVSAAAPVAVAAAAAAPAAAVEEKTEFDVILVDAGANKINVIKEVRAITALGLKEAKDLVEAAPKAVKEAVSKDEAAKLKAQLEGAGAKVDVK; encoded by the coding sequence ATGGCTGATCTCGCTAAGCTCGTGGACGACCTGTCCGCCCTGACCGTGCTCGAGGCTGCTGAGCTGTCCAAGCTTCTCGAAGAGAAGTGGGGCGTCTCGGCTGCGGCTCCGGTCGCTGTTGCAGCAGCTGCCGCAGCTCCGGCTGCCGCTGTTGAAGAGAAGACCGAATTCGACGTCATCCTCGTCGACGCCGGCGCGAACAAGATCAACGTGATCAAGGAAGTCCGCGCGATCACGGCTCTTGGCCTCAAGGAAGCCAAGGACCTGGTCGAAGCTGCTCCGAAGGCTGTCAAGGAAGCCGTCTCGAAGGACGAAGCTGCCAAGCTCAAGGCTCAGCTCGAGGGCGCAGGCGCCAAGGTCGACGTCAAGTAA
- the rplJ gene encoding 50S ribosomal protein L10: MERAEKRELVSTMNEVFQETNVVVVAHYAGLTVAELTALRGKARVAGVSVKVAKNRLVKLALQGTDSAHIADLFTGPTIVAYSDDPVAAPKVVSDFAKTNDKLVILGGAMGKTNLDPNGVKALATLPSLDELRGKLVGLIQAPATKIATVVSAPAAQLARVFGAYAKKDEAA, encoded by the coding sequence GTGGAAAGAGCGGAAAAACGCGAACTTGTCTCGACGATGAACGAGGTCTTCCAGGAGACCAATGTCGTCGTCGTGGCACACTATGCCGGCCTCACCGTCGCCGAGCTCACCGCCCTTCGTGGCAAGGCTCGCGTGGCAGGGGTCAGCGTAAAGGTCGCAAAGAACCGCCTCGTCAAGCTCGCCCTTCAAGGCACGGACTCTGCCCACATTGCGGACCTGTTCACGGGTCCGACGATCGTCGCCTATTCCGACGATCCGGTGGCAGCGCCCAAGGTTGTGTCCGATTTCGCCAAGACGAATGACAAGCTCGTCATTCTCGGCGGCGCGATGGGCAAGACCAATCTGGATCCGAACGGCGTCAAGGCTCTTGCCACGCTGCCGTCGCTCGACGAACTCCGCGGCAAGCTGGTCGGCCTCATTCAGGCCCCGGCTACCAAGATCGCGACGGTCGTCAGCGCACCCGCGGCGCAGCTTGCCCGCGTGTTCGGTGCCTATGCCAAGAAGGATGAAGCGGCGTAG
- the rplA gene encoding 50S ribosomal protein L1, which translates to MAHGKRVINAREGIDRNKLYPISVAVALIKDRANAKFDETIEVALNLGVDPRHADQMVRGVCNLPNGSGRTVRVAVFARGAKAEEAKAAGADIVGAEDLLEIVQGGTIDFDRCIATPDMMPLVGRLGKVLGPRGLMPNPKVGSVTMDVATAVKGAKGGSVEFRVEKAGIIHAGIGKASFDTEKLVQNIKAFVDAVQKARPTGAKGTYLQKVAVSSTMGPGVHVDPATTLGA; encoded by the coding sequence ATGGCTCACGGTAAGCGCGTCATCAACGCCCGCGAGGGCATCGATCGCAACAAGCTCTATCCGATCAGCGTCGCAGTGGCGCTCATCAAGGATCGCGCCAACGCGAAGTTCGACGAGACCATCGAGGTCGCTCTGAACCTCGGCGTCGATCCCCGCCATGCCGACCAGATGGTCCGCGGCGTCTGCAACCTGCCGAACGGCTCCGGCCGTACGGTTCGCGTCGCGGTTTTCGCGCGCGGCGCCAAGGCTGAAGAGGCCAAGGCAGCCGGTGCCGACATCGTCGGCGCCGAGGATCTGCTCGAGATCGTTCAGGGCGGCACGATCGATTTCGATCGCTGCATCGCGACCCCGGACATGATGCCGCTCGTCGGCCGTCTCGGTAAGGTGCTCGGCCCGCGCGGCCTGATGCCGAACCCGAAGGTCGGCTCGGTGACCATGGACGTCGCCACCGCCGTCAAGGGCGCCAAGGGCGGCTCGGTCGAGTTCCGCGTCGAGAAGGCTGGTATCATCCACGCCGGTATCGGCAAGGCGAGCTTCGACACCGAGAAGCTGGTCCAGAACATTAAGGCTTTCGTGGACGCCGTCCAGAAGGCCCGTCCGACCGGCGCCAAGGGCACGTACCTGCAGAAGGTCGCCGTGTCCTCGACCATGGGCCCCGGCGTCCATGTCGACCCGGCTACCACGCTGGGCGCCTAA
- the rplK gene encoding 50S ribosomal protein L11, whose protein sequence is MAKKVAGYLKLQVKAASATPSPPIGPALGQRGINIMEFCKAFNAQTQELEKGSPVPVVITYYQDKSFTFVMKTAPVSFLLKKAAGLPKGGTTPGKGAPAGSVTRAQCVEIAKQKLKDLNAENIDAAARMIEGSARSIGLTVVD, encoded by the coding sequence ATGGCAAAGAAAGTTGCCGGCTACCTGAAGCTTCAGGTGAAGGCCGCATCGGCGACCCCGTCGCCGCCGATCGGCCCCGCGCTCGGCCAGCGCGGCATCAACATCATGGAGTTCTGCAAGGCGTTCAACGCGCAGACCCAGGAACTCGAGAAGGGTTCGCCGGTCCCGGTCGTCATCACCTACTACCAGGACAAGTCGTTCACCTTCGTCATGAAGACGGCTCCCGTGAGCTTCCTTCTGAAGAAGGCCGCCGGCCTGCCCAAGGGCGGCACGACGCCCGGCAAGGGCGCTCCCGCTGGTTCGGTCACGCGCGCCCAGTGCGTCGAGATCGCCAAGCAGAAGCTGAAGGATCTGAACGCCGAGAATATCGATGCGGCGGCTCGGATGATCGAGGGCTCTGCCCGGTCCATTGGCCTCACGGTGGTTGACTGA